Below is a genomic region from Spirosoma radiotolerans.
CTGGTTGTACTACTCCCAATGGTTGTTTCGTTGGCAAACGACCCGCTGGCATCAGATAGTCGTACACTGAATACGTTGCCGCTGTTCATGACGCTATCCGTTACATCGACCGCCACATTGAATGAGCCACTAAGGCAGGACGAATTCAGTGAACTGCCAATGGTGAGAACCGGGGGAATGGCGCCAATGGGTTCCATCGGGTAATAGAGAATCTGGCGACCGTCGAGTAGTTCCATTTCAAACGATATACCCGGTCCGGTGTCGCCCTGGCGACGAACGGAAAACCGGTATCTGCCCGGAACCACACCACTTACGCCAGCCTGCGCAGCTGGATAATTTTGGATGTAGTTGAAATCACTAAAGGCATCGAAGTCCGGTGCCTGCGAGCTGGGTGGAACAACAAGCCAGTTGGAATTAATAAAGGGATTGCTGAAAAGACTCTCCAATTTAACTTCTACAGGGGCTGTCGCCTGAATCAGCCCCCAAAATGTGGTGGCGCCTTTTTCATATCGGTAACCGAAACGACGGATAACCGAATCGGCGGTACCCACAATGATCGGTTGCCGGTATATCGGAAAGGCAATACTGGGGCTTGCATCCTGCTGCACGTTGAATGGTTCGCCCAGCGTGCCTAAAACGACCGGGTGGGTAGAGCGAGTCCGTAACCGGTACTGGCCATTCTGGAGTGTAAAGGGCAAGGTTATCAAGATAGGATTATCGGTGCTTGGGTCCGATTCAAAAACCGTCGCTCCATCGCTGACTCTGACGATCTGGGCAACGTATTTATTATCCGATTCGTGTGGATCGCTGCGTAGGGAGGCAACAGCTATAATTTCACCCGGTCGGCGGGTAAGCGGTAACGTATAGCCGCTGGTTATCTGCACGGCCGAATCCGTTGGCATGAAGGGAACCGAGTTCTGAAAGAAAGAAGCCGTTAAGCTCGCGTCCCAGGCTTCGGTGAATCGAAGACGGCCAATCCCCTTGAAGTGAATATCGTCAGGACGGTTATCAAGGCCAATGATGTTGTCGGTAGCGGGTCCTGCAAATACATTGGCAACATTATTAATCAACTGGTTCTGGGCATTGATCACCTGCGGGTTTGTTTGCCCCGATATATAACTTGCCCGTGAAATAACCCAGGCTAGTGGTTTCGAACCAACCTGCTGCCGACTTTTCTCGATTACGTATTTGATGTTGTCGAAATAGGTTTGGGTCGACGAGTTAATATCACTCTCGCCCTGGTGCCAAAGAACGGCGCGTGCTCCCGTTCGGGCAATGTAGTGAAGCAGGACAGCCCCTAAACGCCGATAAACGGATGGGTTTGGCGTTGTTCCAATAATTCCTGCAGCCGACTGTCTCCACTCTGTACTGCTGGTGCCGCCAAGCGCAGCGCCTATAAATAAGACGGGAACGTTGAGCCGCTGTACCAGTTTATCGCCCAGTAGACCATACATATGTGGCGGTTGACTTGGGCCCATATTAGAGCCGTAATTGATATGGCTGAATTGAAGTGGTAAGAGTTGTTCACTCAGGCTATCCTGTCTAAAATCAACGCACATAACCCGGTCTTCGGCAGCGACAAGCCCCCGCTCAATGCCGCCAAAGGCGTTCGATTGACCCGCAATGACAAATACCTCACCCACGCCCACGCGGTTGACTTTGGTTTGGGTCAGAATCGTGGTACCTACTTTAGAGCGGACATCCAGCCGATACCAGCCAGCCGCAACGGTCACTTTTCCGCGAAAAGCCTTCGAGCCTGTCAGGAAGTTCAGGGGAGTCCAGGCCGTAACGGCGCCCTGACCAGAGGCTAAAGGGACAAAACGGGCTTCGACGGTTGTTGCCGTTGGCGAGGCCATACCCGTTACCGTTACCACAGCTTCATTCGCTAAATTGCGTTGGAATACCATTCGTGGCACGGGACTGGTAATGCTGAGTTGGGCAAATACAGGCACCGCAAAAAATTGGCACAAAAATCCCCACACCGCTACCCATCGGAGAAATACGGTCATGAATATTGATATTAATAGTTGAATAAAGCAATACAGCTGAGTGCAATTATTGTGCCCTATCTTGTTACCATTAAGATTAAATTTCTCTAAAATGGTTTTCTCTTAGTACAAAGGGTAACAAATAGTAAAATAAGTAGAGATGTGTTTTTTTGTAAGTTCCTCATAATTAGTTATATATATGATATCCAAAATAAAATATACTTATAAATTTTTTGCGTTTACTGCTGGATTTGTTGGCCGTTTTGGCTTATTATTTTTTCTGTGCGGTGTCTGGGCTTTGTCGGGGTCACCAATCAGAACGAAGCCTTCTGCAAAAGCTATAGGAACCAATTCTCTGCAAGCAGAGCCGCGCCCAAATATTGTCCTGATTGTGTCCGACGATCACGGGCGTGAAGCGCTCGGTTGTTATGGTAGTTTAGGGGCCGAATCGCCAACGGTGCGGACGCCACACATTGACCAGTTGGCCGCTGATGGCACTCGTTTCTCGAATGCGTTCTGCACAACCGCCAGTTGTAGCCCCAGCCGGTCTGTGCTGCTGACGGGCCTCCATAATCATGCCAATGGAATGTATGGGCTGGAGCATCAGGAACACCACTTCAGCTCGTTTGATACCGTGCGGTCGTTGCCCGTTCTACTCGAACAGGCGGGCTATCGCACCGCCCGAATTGGGAAATTACATGTGGCTCCCGAGCGGGTCTACCATTTTCAGCAGGTACTTAAAGCGGGGGGCGTTAATGATCCTGTGTCGATTGGCCGTAGTCCGGTAGAAATGGCCCGGCTGTGCTACCCTTTTCTGGATAAGAACTCCGCTCAGTCGGCCAACCCAAGCGTGGCCCAACCCTTTTTTCTTTATTTCGCTACTGATGATCCGCATCGGAGCAATGCGGTTGCCGCTGATGGTTCACCAATTTTCGATGGGTCCAAACCGAATCTGTTTGGCAATCGCCCCGGTGGGTATCCGCAGGTTGGCGACCATTTTTACCAGCCCCGTCAGGTTCGGGTGCCTCCCTACTTGCCCGATACAAAAGCCTGCCGGGCTGAACTGGCACAATATTATGAGTCGATCAGCCGCCTGGATGCGGGCGTTGGCCGCCTGATCGACTACCTGAAAGACACAGGCCAGTATGACAACACGCTGATCGTTTACCTGTCCGACAATGGCGCTCCGTTCCCCGGCGCAAAAACAACTCTGTATGAGCCGGGTATGCGGTTGCCGTGTATTATAAAATTGCCTAAGCCGCAGAAGCCGGGTTTCGTACAGGATGCTATGATCTCCTGGGTCGACGTAACGCCAACGCTTCTCGACTTTGCCGGTGTCGGGACAAGCAGTCTGGGAAAACAGGGGCGGTCGTTCCGGAAAATTATCGAGCAGGAGAACGTCTCGGGTTGGGATGAGGTCTATGCGTCTCATTCCCTGCATGAGATAACGATGTATTACCCCATGCGGGTCGTCCGCGAAC
It encodes:
- a CDS encoding sialate O-acetylesterase, with product MTVFLRWVAVWGFLCQFFAVPVFAQLSITSPVPRMVFQRNLANEAVVTVTGMASPTATTVEARFVPLASGQGAVTAWTPLNFLTGSKAFRGKVTVAAGWYRLDVRSKVGTTILTQTKVNRVGVGEVFVIAGQSNAFGGIERGLVAAEDRVMCVDFRQDSLSEQLLPLQFSHINYGSNMGPSQPPHMYGLLGDKLVQRLNVPVLFIGAALGGTSSTEWRQSAAGIIGTTPNPSVYRRLGAVLLHYIARTGARAVLWHQGESDINSSTQTYFDNIKYVIEKSRQQVGSKPLAWVISRASYISGQTNPQVINAQNQLINNVANVFAGPATDNIIGLDNRPDDIHFKGIGRLRFTEAWDASLTASFFQNSVPFMPTDSAVQITSGYTLPLTRRPGEIIAVASLRSDPHESDNKYVAQIVRVSDGATVFESDPSTDNPILITLPFTLQNGQYRLRTRSTHPVVLGTLGEPFNVQQDASPSIAFPIYRQPIIVGTADSVIRRFGYRYEKGATTFWGLIQATAPVEVKLESLFSNPFINSNWLVVPPSSQAPDFDAFSDFNYIQNYPAAQAGVSGVVPGRYRFSVRRQGDTGPGISFEMELLDGRQILYYPMEPIGAIPPVLTIGSSLNSSCLSGSFNVAVDVTDSVMNSGNVFSVRLSDASGSFANETTIGSSTTSPITATLSPSLPAGTNYRIRVVGSNPNVASAPSQSLSICPGGADLSMSMSVSNRTPAPNQPVTITLVITNSGPADAANVRAQSLLPTGMSFIGATSAATSASANTVSINVGTVPNGVSKPFIFRVKPIQQGTFATSAQITASAQRDPDSQPNSGTGDGQDDEATVDFRTPSASGPILASDNSNQVPLPPLQPNQPPTDPAKADLSLGLSASNLVVSTNQVISVSLVVSNLGGANATNVNVQTLLPTGWQLTVTTGLTINGQTVTASVGSIPAGRSTTMILYVRVPSLGTVRSQVFSASPTDPDSTPGNGYTKGEDDEAALSVRMR
- a CDS encoding sulfatase family protein, with protein sequence MSDDHGREALGCYGSLGAESPTVRTPHIDQLAADGTRFSNAFCTTASCSPSRSVLLTGLHNHANGMYGLEHQEHHFSSFDTVRSLPVLLEQAGYRTARIGKLHVAPERVYHFQQVLKAGGVNDPVSIGRSPVEMARLCYPFLDKNSAQSANPSVAQPFFLYFATDDPHRSNAVAADGSPIFDGSKPNLFGNRPGGYPQVGDHFYQPRQVRVPPYLPDTKACRAELAQYYESISRLDAGVGRLIDYLKDTGQYDNTLIVYLSDNGAPFPGAKTTLYEPGMRLPCIIKLPKPQKPGFVQDAMISWVDVTPTLLDFAGVGTSSLGKQGRSFRKIIEQENVSGWDEVYASHSLHEITMYYPMRVVRERRYKLIVNLAHQLPYPMALDLYNSFTWQDALRTKRKLFGKRTVAAYLHRPAVELYDLQTDPDEVKNLAANPRYQNVLVRLQAKLKHFQQQTRDPWLYKETRE